The Acidobacteriota bacterium genomic interval TCGCTTGCCGGCCCTGGAGCAGCCCGCCGCGGCCGTTTCCGTCCGGCATCGAGGGACGGGAGCTGCCGGCGCCGGTGGTGGCGGGCATGCCGGTTGCGGCGGGATTTTATCCGGCACTGCGCACGCTCGCGGCGCAGAGCGATTTACTGCACTTTCATCTGCCCTTTCCGCTGGCCGAAGCGGCCGCGCTCGCCCTGCCGGGGCATACCCGCTGGATCGCCACGCTGCACGCGGAAGTGCTGGACCGGCCGCGCTGGATGACGCTGCCGCAGCAGGAAATTACGCGGCGTTTTCTGGAGCGCGCCGAGGCGATTGTCGTCAGCTCTAGCAGCAGCGCCCAATGCCGCGCGCTGACGGCGCTGCAGGAGCGCGTGCACGTGATTCCTTTCGGTTTCGACCTGCGGCCGTTTCTCCAAGCGGGCGCGCAGCGGCGGCCGAAACGGTGGCCAGTGATCGCGTTTCTGGGGCGGTTGGTCCCCTATAAAGGTGTGGATGTGCTGCTGCGGACCGCCGTGAGTCTTGCGGCCAACGTGCATATTCTGGGTGACGGCCGCGAACGCCCGGCCCTCGAGCGGCTGACGGCACAACTCGGTCTCGGCGAGCGCGTCCGGTTCTATGGACACGTCCCGGACGCCGAGCTGCCCCAGCGCTTGCACGAGGCCGACGTGCTGGCACTGCCCTCGCGCACACCCGCCGAGGCCTTTGGCGTGGCGCAGGTGGAGGCTATGGCGACCGGCCTGCCGGTGGTGAATACGACGCTGGCGACGGGCACCGATTGGGTTAGCCTGCACGGCCTGACGGGCTTGACCGTCGCACCAAATGATCCGGCCGCGCTGGCGGCCGCCCTGCGGCGGTTGCTGGAGGACCGCCCCTTCCGGCTGGCCTGCGGCCAGCGGGCGCGGCAGCGGGCGCGCGCGCTGTTCAGTATCGAACGGCGCGGGGCCGAGCTGGCGGCGCTGTTTCAGGATCTGCTGGCGGTGCGGCGGAGCGCGGCGTAGCTCAGGCGAGACCCAGTGTCTTGATGGCCTCGAGGACTTCTTCGGCGTGACCCGCCGGTTTGACCTTCTCCAGCACCGCGCGTACGACGCCCTTGCTGTCGATCAGGAAAGTCGTACGGACCACCCCCAGGAACTTACGGCCATACATGCTCTTGGGCTGCAGCACGCCGTACGTCTCGCAGAGCGCGCGCTCGGCATCGGCGAGCAGGGGAAAGGGCAAAGATTCGTTGTCGGCGAATTTCTTCTGCGCGGCAACCGTGTCGGGCGAGGCCCCGGCGATGGCGATACCACGGCGGCGAAAGGTGGCGTAATGATCGCGGAACTCCTGCGCTTCCACGGTGCAGCCGGAGGTGCTGGCGCGCGGATAAAAATAGAGCACCAGCGGATGGCCGCGGAAATCGCTCAGCTTGCGGACCTGGCCGCTTTGATCGGGAAGCGAAAACGAGGGAGCGCGATCGCCGGCTTGCATAACTCGATTGTAGGTCAGCGGCGCTTTATCTGCTTCCAGCTCCAGGCGGAGGCGATCATGGTTTCCAGATCGGACAGACGCGGCTGCCAGCCCAGCGCGCGCATCCTGGTGCTGTCGGCCACCAGCCGGTCCACGTCGCCGCTGCGGCGCGGAGATGACCGCTGCGGTATGGGCCGGCCGCAGACTTTTTCGGCCGCTGCGATGACTTCCCGCACGGAAAACCCGGCGCCATTGCCGAGGTTGAAGGCGCGCGCGGCAAGGTCCGGCAGAGGGCCCGCCGCGGCGCCGGCTGCCGCTTCCGCGCGCAGGGCGTCGAGCGCCAGCAGATGCGCCTCGGCCAGGTCGCACACGTGAATGTAGTCGCGGATGCAGGTGCCGTCCGGCGTGGCATAGTCGTCGCCGAAAATCTGGATCTCCGCGCGCTCGCCCGCCGCCGCCTCCAGCACCAGCGGGATCAGGTGCGACTCCGGTTGATGCCGTTCGCCGCGCTGCGCCGTGGCGCCGGCCGCGTTGAAGTAGCGCAGGGCGTAATAGTGCAGGCCGCGGCTGGCGTACCAGGCCAGCAGGCGCTCGAGATAAAGCTTGCTCAGGCCGTAGGGGCTGGCGGGCGCGAGCGGTGCAGTTTCGGCCAGCGGCTGCGCGCTGGGCGCGTAGACGGCCGCGGTCGAACTGAGCACGAGCAAGCGCACGCCGGCGCGCTCCATGGCCTGCAAGAGGGCCACGGCGCGCAAAGTGTTGTTCTCCAGATATTTGTGCGGTTCGCGCACCGACTCGCCCACCTCGATGAAGGCCGCCATGTGAATGACGCCTTCGATGCGCTGCTCGGCGAAAACGCGCTCGAGTTTTTCCCGATCGCCCACATCGCCCTCGACCCAATGCGCGGCCACGGGCACCGCGTCGCGGTAGCCATGCGACAGGTTGTCGTAGACGCAGACGTTATGCCCGCGCTCCAGCAGCAGCTCGCTCATGACGCCGCCGATATAACCCGCGCCTCCGGCCACCAGAATGTTCATGCCATCTCCTTCGCCATGCGCGCCACACCCGCGGCAAACACCTCCGGCGGCAGCAGCAGACTCAGCGCCAGACAGCTCTCCATCTCCAGGCCATAGAAATGTCCCGGATGGGTGAGCACACCGGCGCGTTCGACCAGCCGTTCCGCCCACTCCGCATCGCTGTGGATTCGGGGCAGGCGCAGCAGCACGCTCCAGCCGCCAGCCACGGGGAAGCGTTCGATCGCGGGCAGTCGCGTGAGAGCCGCATCCAGCGTATGCAGATTCTCGCACAACCGGCGCAGAATCTGCGGCTGCATCACCCGCCGCGCTTCGAGCAGCACCGGCGCGGCAAGCTGCACCGGCGTGCTGACCGACAAGTACAAATCCAGCAGCATCTCCAGCCGCGCCCAGGCGGTGCGCACCTGCGCGGCAGGCCCAAAGACGCTGATCCAGGCCAGCTTCATTTGCGGCAGCGCTGACAACTTCGAGCAGCCGTTCAGCAGAAAAGTCAGGGCCGGGCAGGCGGTGAAGTCCAGGGCCACCGGCGCTCCGGGCGGCATGGCGAAATCGTAAAAAACTTCATCGACCACCACCGCCCAGCCGCGTGCGGCAGCCAGCGCCTGCACGGCGCGCCACTCCTGTGGCTGGATATAGTTGCCGGCGGGGTTGTTGGGGTGCACCAGCAACAGGGCGCGGACGTCATCGGGCGCCCGCTCAAGCATGGCCATGTCCAGCAGCCAGCCCTGGTCGTACAGCATCGGCACAGCGTGCAGCCGCACGTCCTGCGCACCCGCGAGCAGCTCGAACAGCGGGTAGCTGGGAGAAGGCATTAGCACCGCCTCGCCGGCGTTGCACAACAACCGGAACAGATGGCTGTAGGCTTCGCTGGTGCTGGCGGTGAGCGCGACGCGGTCGCTCGCAACCGCCAGCCCGCGTTCACGGTAATAGGCGGCGACCGCGGCGCGTGCCGGCTCCCGGCCCAGCGGCTGCGGCGTGTAGGTGAGCGCCGTGGGCTGGGCAAGCGCCGCCACGAGCTCAGCCGGATACTCAAACCCGCAGCGGGTGGGATTGGAAATCGTGAGATCAATGAGGCTGCCGTCGCCACGACACTGCTCCGCAAGCTGATGCAGGCGATTGGGTTCGAGGGGCCAGGCGGTGCGCGCGGAAAACATGCAGAAGGGCTGCTGTTCATTGTAGCCCTGCGCTCGGGCGGGGCTGGGCCACGGGCCCCAGCCCTGCCGGGCGCCAAGCGGGTCGAGCGGCGCAGCCGCTCGGGGCCCCGCGCCAGTCATTCGTACAATGGAACTACAGCATGGCAACACAGTACCGGGACTGGGAAATTGGCCTGTCGGTGCGGAAATTCCGCCGCGCCGTCTGGCTGGTCATGGCCGCCATGACCATGTTCTTCCTGGCGCTGACGCTGGCTTACATCAAGCGCCATGGCTTGACCATCTATTGGCTCTCGCCCGAGCTGACTACCATCCTGACCGCCAATACCTGCCTGCTGCTGGCGAGCAGCGTGGCGCTCTGGCGGTCGCGGCGATTTCTGCAGGTGCGCTTGATGCGCGCCACGCTGCGCTGGGCGGGCGTGGCGCTGGGGCTGGGGTTGCTGTTCCTGCTCGGCCAGGCGCTGGCCTGGCGCTACCTGCTGGTCAGCGGCGTCTATATCAGTACCCATCCGAACAGCGGCTTTTTCTATATCGTGACCGCGGCGCACGCGGCGCACATTCTGGTGGCGCTGGGGCTGCTGGCCTGGGTATTCTCGCGCGCCTGGCGCGGGCGCTTGCAGTCCGACCGGCCGCTGCTGATGGACCTGACCAGCATCATCTGGCACTGCCTCGACATCATCTGGGTGTATCTGTTTCTGGTGCTGCTGCTGTACCGGTGAAGCAGGAGTCGGGGGTCAGGGGCCAGGGGACAGGCAGGCGCGGGGGTGCCGTACAATCGAACGATGGCGAGGGTGGTCAATATTGCGCTGCTGCAGGCGAAGGCCAGCTCGGATCCGCAGGGGAATGTAGCGCGGACAGTGAATGGCATCGAGCAGGCAGCCGCGGGCGGAGCCGACATTGTCTGCACGCAGGAGCTGTTCCGCACGCCGTATCTTTGCCAGGTCGAGGATATCGAGCGGTTCGCGCTCGCCGAGCCGATTCCGGGACCGACTACCGAGGCGCTGGCGGCGGCGGCGAAACGCACTGGCGTGGTGGTCATCGCCTCGCTGTTCGAGCGCCGCGCCGCGGGCATCTATCACAACACCGCGGTGGTGATCGATGCCGATGGCACGCTGCGCGGACGCTACCGCAAGATGCACATTCCGGACGATCCGCTGTATCACGAGAAGTTTTACTTCACGCCGGGCGATCTGGGCTTCCAGCGCTTTGCAACCGCGAAGGGACCGCTCGGGGTGCTGGTGTGCTGGGATCAGTGGTTCCCCGAGGCCGCGCGGCTGACCGCCATGGCGGGCGCAGAAATTTTGTTTTACCCGACCGCCATCGGCTGGCATCCGGCGGAAAAGGAAGAATACGGCGAGCGCCAGCTTGATGCCTGGATCACGGCGCAGCGGGCGCACGCCATCGCCAACGGCGTCTTTGTGGCCGCCGTCAATCGCGTCGGTCTGGAGCATGACCCCGGACTGCCGCAGGGCAACGGGATTGAATTCTGGGGCAATAGCTTCATCGCCGATCCCAGCGGCCGGATGCTGGCGCAGGGATCGGCCGATCAGGAAGAAATCGTGATGGCGGCCTGCGATCTCGACGAAGTGGAAACCGTGCGCCAGAACTGGCCGTTCTTGCGCGACCGCCGCCTGGACGCTTATCAGGACCTCACCCACCGGCTGCGCGACTGATGGCGGCCCTCGACCTTACGCGACCGCCGGGTCCGCAGGGCTTCCACATGCCCGCCGAGTGGGCGCCGCATGCGGCTACCTGGCTCGCCTGGCCGCATAAAGAAGCTAGCTGGCCGGGCAAGCTGGACCGCATCCCGCCAATCTTTGCCGCCATGGTGCGGGCGCTGGCGCCCGGCGAGCGCGTGCGCATCTGCGTGGCGGATGCGGCGATGGAGGCGGCGGCACGCGCGCAGATCGGTGATGTGGCCGAAGTCGAGTTTTTTCATATCGCCAACAACGACGCCTGGATTCGCGACCATGGACCAATTTTTCTGAATCGAGCTGATAGCGGTCAGGCCATTGTCGATTGGGGCTACAACGCCTGGGGCGGGAAGTATCCGCCGTTCGATCTGGACGATACCGTGCCGTCGCGGATTGGCGACGCCCTCGGGCTGCCGGTTTTTCATCCGGGCATGATTCTCGAGGGTGGCTCGATCGACGTGGATGGCGAAGGCACCTTGCTCACCACCGAAGCCTGCCTGCTCAACCCCAACCGCAATCCACAATTGCAGCGCACGCAGATCGAAGCGCGGTTGCGCGACTACCTGGGCGTGGAAACAATTCTGTGGCTGGGCGAGGGCATCGTGGGCGACGACACCGACGGCCACGTGGACGACCTCACCCGCTTCGTGGCGCCCGGCGTGGTGGTCACCGCGCTGGAGCGCAACGCCGGGGACGCCAACGCCGCACCCCTCGCCGCCAACCTGGAGCGCCTGCGCAGCCTGCGCGACGCGCGCGGCCGGCGCCTCGACATCCACACCCTGCCCATGCCGGCGCCGGTGGAATGGGAAGGCCAGCGTTTGCCCGCCAGTTACGCAAATTTTTATATCGGCAACGAGACCATTCTGCTGCCCCAATTCGCCTGCCGCCAGGACGAAGCCGCGGCGCGCGTGCTGGAGGCGCTGTTTCCCGCGCGCCGCGTGGTGGGCCTCGACTGCCGCGACCTGGTCTGGGGCCTGGGCGCCTTCCACTGCCTCACGCAACAGCAGCCGCGCGCCTGGCGGAGTGGACGCAACGCCGGGGCGCCGTAATGAATCTCACAGAGTGATATGTATTTCCACTGGGCGGCGTTCTTCGGGTGGGCGTGGTGCGGCGTGGTGATCGCGCTGATGGCCTACTGGACGCGGCACGACGACCGCGACTGGCGCGAGGAAGACGAAGACGCGCGAGCGGGTCAGGCTCCCAGCGGGACGGCCCGGCCGGCTGCCTCGTCGCTGATGGAGTAATAGGCACAGGCGGGATGATGGAAAACCAGGGCGCTGGTTGAGGCCTCCGGTTCCATCATCATGCCGTCGGTCAGGTGCACGCCGATTTCGTCGGGGCGCAGCAGTTTCCAGATGCCGGCCTGATCGTTGAGATTGGGGCAGGCGGGATAACCGAAGGCGTAGCGCTTACCGCGGTAGCGGGAGGTGTGCCGGTCTTTCATCGTCATCTCCGGCGGATCGGGGAAGCCCCAGTCCTCGCGGATGCGGCGGTGCAGCCATTCTGCGGTGGCCTCGGCAGTTTCGAGCGCCAGCACTTGCAGGCCATGCGAGTAGACGTAGCGGCCGGCCTGCCTGGCGGCTTCGGCGCGTTCGCGCACGCCCGCACCGGCGGTGACAACCAGCAAGGCGAGGTGGTCGCGAACGAGGCGTTCATCGACGCTGCGCGGCGGCAGGACGTAGTCGGCAAGACAGAGGCCGTCTTCCTTGCGCTGCCGCTCGAAGTGGAAGCTGTGCAGCGGAATAGCGCCGGCGGGGGCGTCGGCGGCAAACAGATGAATGCTGTTGCCGTCAGGCTCGGCGGGAAAGAATTGCCAGACGGCGCGGACATGCAGGATTTCGGCGGCTTCGCGCTGGAGGTCCTCGACGAGCTGCGCCATCTCCAGCGCTTTGGGATCGCGCTGCGCCAAGGCCTTTTCGAAGTTGCCTTTGAAGCCGAGGTGATGGCCGTAGAGCATCAGCAGATTGAGGTAGCTCCAGACCTCCTGAAGCTGCGGCACATCACGCACGAAGCGCTCCAGGCTGGCGGGCGTGGGGATGGGCAAATCGGCGCTGACCTTACGGCTGCGGCGCGTGCTCATGGGTACTTCCGGCGCGGGCACCGGGAGCACGATGTTGGCGCGTGGCGGCGCCGGCGCGGCGAGGCGCGCGCGACCGGCCGGATCCATGAGCGTGTTCAGCAGCGAAAGGCCGCTCATGGCGTCTTTGGCGTAGCAGACGGGACCGGTGTATTCGGGCGCGATGCGGGTGGTGGTGAAGCGCTCCGAAAGCGCGGCGCCGCCGACCAGCAAGGGGGCGGTGATGCCGGCGTCGCGCAAGTCGCCGGCGGTGACCGCCATCTGGCCGGCGCTTTTCACCAACAGCCCCGACAGGCCGATGGCGTCGGGATGCTCGCGCTGATAGGCCTCGATCAACTGCTCGGGAGGGATTTTGATGCCCAGGTTCACGACGCGGTAGCCGTTGTTGGACAGGATGATATCGACCAGGTTCTTGCCGATGTCGTGCACATCGCCCTTGACCGTGGCCAGGATGATGGAGCCCTTGGTGGCCGACTCGGATTTCTCCATGAACTGCTCGAGGTGCGTCACCGCGGCCTTCATGGCTTCGGCCGATTGCAGCACTTCGGCCACGATCAGCTCGTTATTGTTGAACAGCCGCCCCACCTCGGCCATGCCGGTCATGAGTGGGCCGTTGATGATCTCCAGCGGGGTGGCACCCTCGGCGCGCTTCCGCTCGAGATCGGCGACCAGACCGTCTTTGGTGCCTTCAATGATGTAGCGGCCCAGGCGCTCGTCGAGCGGCAGCGATTCGACGGCGGCGGCCTTGGAGGCGCGCGGGGCGCGGAAATGCTCGGCGATGGCGGCGATATGGTGCTGGTTGAGCCGCGCCCGCTGCTGCTTCGTTTGCTGGCGCCAATCGGCGGGCGCGCCCGGCGCGACGCTTTCCACCGGCGCGTTGAACAGCAGCGCTTCGGCCAGCGCCCGCTCCTCGGCGGGAAGCGAAGCAAACCGTTCCAGCTTTTCGGCGTTGACGATGGCGAGATCGAGGCCGGCTTTGGTGCAGTGATACAGGAAGACGGAGTTGACCACTTCGCGCGCCGCCGCCGGCAGCCCGAAGGAAACGTTGGAGATGCCCAGCACGGTCTTCACGCCCGGCAGGTTTTCTTTCACCAGACGCACGCCCTCGATGGTCTCGACAGCGCCCCCAATGTAGTTTTCATCACCGGTGGCGCACGGAAAAACGAGCGGATCAATGGCGATGTTGTGCGCCGGAATACCGTATTTCTCGGTGAGCAGCGCGACCGAGCGCTGGGCGATGGCCAGCTTGCGCTCGCGCGTAAACGCCTGCGCCTGGAGCTTGTCTTCATCAATGCAGCCCACCACCAGCGCCGCGCCGTAGCGGCGGGCGAGCGGGCAGATGCGCTCGAACTTCTCCTCGCCATCTTCCAGGTTGATGGAGTTGATGAGACCCTTGCCCTGGCAATAGGTGAGCGAAAGCTCAACCGCGCGGGCGTCGGTGGTATCGATCATCACCGGCACTTTGATCTTGCGGATGAGTTTTTCGTAAAACGGCGGAATATCGCCGATCTCTTCGCGTTCGGTGCTCTGCAGGCAAACGTCAATAATGTGGGCTCCGTTTTTGACCTGGCGGCGGGCGATCTCGCTCGCCTCCTCCCACTTTTCTTCCGCCACCAGCCGCTTGAACAGCCGTGAACCCACAATGTTGGTGCGCTCGCCGATGATCAGGGGCCGGGTGGCATCGTCCGCCTCGACGGTTTCGATGCCACTGAAGAAGGCGCGCGGCGAAGGGGCCGGCGGCAGGCGCGGCGTCTGACCGGCAGCCATGGCGGCGAGGGCGGCAATATGCGCCGGCGTGGTGCCGCAGCAGCCGCCGATCAGGTTCACCCAGCCGTGCTGCACGAAGCGCTGCATCTGGTGCGCCAGCGACTCCGGCGTCTCACGGTATTTGCCTTCCTCGTTGGGCAAGCCGGCGTTGGGATAGCAGGAGATGTAGCGGTGGCTGAGGGTATGCAGCGTGCGCACATGATCGGTCATGAACTCCGGACCGGTGGCGCAGTTCAGGCCGATCGAGAGCAGATCCGCGTGTTCGAGCGAAACCCAGAGCGCCTCGGCCGATTGTCCGGCGAGCATGGTGCCCATGGCCTCGATGGTGCCCGAGACCATGACCGGAATCTTGACGCCGAGCGCTTGCCCCGCATCCTCGATGCCGAGCAGCGCGGCTTTGATGTTGCGCGTATCCTGGCAGGTTTCGACCAGCAGCAGATCGGCGCCGCCTTCGACCAGCCCCTCGGCCTGCTCGCGGAAGGCCGCGCGCAGTTGCTCGAAGGTCACGCCGCCGGTGACGGTGATCGCTTTCGTGGTCGGCCCCATCGACCCAGCGACCCAGCGCGGCCGCGCCGGCGTGGACGCCGCATCGGCGGCCTGGCGGGCGAGCTGCGCCGCGATACGGCTGATTTCGCGCGCATGGGCCTGGAGGCCGTATTCACCCAGCACGATACTGGTCGAGCCGAAGGAGTCGGTCTCGATGATGTCCGCGCCCGCATCGAGATACTCGCGGTGAATATCGAGCAAAACGTCCGGCCGCGTGCGTACCAGATTCTCGTTGCAGCCTTCAAGCGCCGGACCGCCGAAATCGGCAGCGGTGAGCTGACGCTGCTGCAGCATGGTGCCCATGGCGCCGTCCAGCACCAGAATGCGCTGGCGCAAAGCGGCATAAAGGGCAACGCGACGGGCTTGAGCATCGAGCATAGTCAGAACTTCCAGTTTACCGTTCTACCAGATGTTCCAAAGCCGAATAAAACTCGGGATAGGAAATCGAAGCGCAGCCGGCGTCCTGAATGCGGCTGTCGCCGGAAGCCAGCAGCGCGGCAACGGCAAACGCCATGGCAATGCGATGGTCGCCGTAGCTCGGCAACTCGGCGCCGTGCAGCTTCTGGCCGCCGGGAACGAACAGCGCCTCGGGACGCTCTTCGCATACGCCGCCCATGGCGCGCAGGTTATGGGTGATGGCGGCAAGGCGGTCGCTTTCCTTCACGCGCAACTCACCCACGTCGGCGAACTCGATGCCCTCGCGGGTGCGGGTCGCCAGCACCGCGAGAATCGGGATTTCATCGATCAGCGCGACCGCTTCGGCGCCGGCGATGCGCGTGCCGGTGAGAAATTCCGGGCCATCGAGGTGCAGGCTGCCCATGAGTTCGCCGGCGTGCTCCTCGATCGAGACCACCTCGGGGCGTGCACCCAGGCGGCGCAGCACATCGAGCAGGGTCGAGCGCGTGGGGTTCAGCGAAATGCCGTCCACCAGCAGATCGGCGCCCGGAATGGCGGCGGTGGCGCACAGAAAAAATGCCGCCGAGCTGGGATCGCCGGGAATGCGGAAGTCGCCCAGCGGCGCCAGCCGCTCCACCGGCCCCGCGAGGCTGACCGCGCGCGGCTGCGCGGCTTGCTCGACCGGCACCCCTAAATGCCGCAGTAGCAGTTCCGTATGGTCGCGTGTGGGCTGAGGCTCGACAATGCGCGTTACGCCCGTGGCATAGAGGCCCG includes:
- a CDS encoding agmatine deiminase family protein, which encodes MAALDLTRPPGPQGFHMPAEWAPHAATWLAWPHKEASWPGKLDRIPPIFAAMVRALAPGERVRICVADAAMEAAARAQIGDVAEVEFFHIANNDAWIRDHGPIFLNRADSGQAIVDWGYNAWGGKYPPFDLDDTVPSRIGDALGLPVFHPGMILEGGSIDVDGEGTLLTTEACLLNPNRNPQLQRTQIEARLRDYLGVETILWLGEGIVGDDTDGHVDDLTRFVAPGVVVTALERNAGDANAAPLAANLERLRSLRDARGRRLDIHTLPMPAPVEWEGQRLPASYANFYIGNETILLPQFACRQDEAAARVLEALFPARRVVGLDCRDLVWGLGAFHCLTQQQPRAWRSGRNAGAP
- the metH gene encoding methionine synthase, which codes for MLDAQARRVALYAALRQRILVLDGAMGTMLQQRQLTAADFGGPALEGCNENLVRTRPDVLLDIHREYLDAGADIIETDSFGSTSIVLGEYGLQAHAREISRIAAQLARQAADAASTPARPRWVAGSMGPTTKAITVTGGVTFEQLRAAFREQAEGLVEGGADLLLVETCQDTRNIKAALLGIEDAGQALGVKIPVMVSGTIEAMGTMLAGQSAEALWVSLEHADLLSIGLNCATGPEFMTDHVRTLHTLSHRYISCYPNAGLPNEEGKYRETPESLAHQMQRFVQHGWVNLIGGCCGTTPAHIAALAAMAAGQTPRLPPAPSPRAFFSGIETVEADDATRPLIIGERTNIVGSRLFKRLVAEEKWEEASEIARRQVKNGAHIIDVCLQSTEREEIGDIPPFYEKLIRKIKVPVMIDTTDARAVELSLTYCQGKGLINSINLEDGEEKFERICPLARRYGAALVVGCIDEDKLQAQAFTRERKLAIAQRSVALLTEKYGIPAHNIAIDPLVFPCATGDENYIGGAVETIEGVRLVKENLPGVKTVLGISNVSFGLPAAAREVVNSVFLYHCTKAGLDLAIVNAEKLERFASLPAEERALAEALLFNAPVESVAPGAPADWRQQTKQQRARLNQHHIAAIAEHFRAPRASKAAAVESLPLDERLGRYIIEGTKDGLVADLERKRAEGATPLEIINGPLMTGMAEVGRLFNNNELIVAEVLQSAEAMKAAVTHLEQFMEKSESATKGSIILATVKGDVHDIGKNLVDIILSNNGYRVVNLGIKIPPEQLIEAYQREHPDAIGLSGLLVKSAGQMAVTAGDLRDAGITAPLLVGGAALSERFTTTRIAPEYTGPVCYAKDAMSGLSLLNTLMDPAGRARLAAPAPPRANIVLPVPAPEVPMSTRRSRKVSADLPIPTPASLERFVRDVPQLQEVWSYLNLLMLYGHHLGFKGNFEKALAQRDPKALEMAQLVEDLQREAAEILHVRAVWQFFPAEPDGNSIHLFAADAPAGAIPLHSFHFERQRKEDGLCLADYVLPPRSVDERLVRDHLALLVVTAGAGVRERAEAARQAGRYVYSHGLQVLALETAEATAEWLHRRIREDWGFPDPPEMTMKDRHTSRYRGKRYAFGYPACPNLNDQAGIWKLLRPDEIGVHLTDGMMMEPEASTSALVFHHPACAYYSISDEAAGRAVPLGA
- a CDS encoding thioredoxin-dependent thiol peroxidase — its product is MQAGDRAPSFSLPDQSGQVRKLSDFRGHPLVLYFYPRASTSGCTVEAQEFRDHYATFRRRGIAIAGASPDTVAAQKKFADNESLPFPLLADAERALCETYGVLQPKSMYGRKFLGVVRTTFLIDSKGVVRAVLEKVKPAGHAEEVLEAIKTLGLA
- a CDS encoding glycosyltransferase; the protein is MGPHRPRKFTRRTSPSCRVWRAAGPATIRAPACVDRPIAAATPAAWNKFRSMPSGAARSFISGARSGSVPDSVRLGLVNKFWGRDRGGVEAVLHAEAGDLAQRGFGVRVLACRPWSSPPRPFPSGIEGRELPAPVVAGMPVAAGFYPALRTLAAQSDLLHFHLPFPLAEAAALALPGHTRWIATLHAEVLDRPRWMTLPQQEITRRFLERAEAIVVSSSSSAQCRALTALQERVHVIPFGFDLRPFLQAGAQRRPKRWPVIAFLGRLVPYKGVDVLLRTAVSLAANVHILGDGRERPALERLTAQLGLGERVRFYGHVPDAELPQRLHEADVLALPSRTPAEAFGVAQVEAMATGLPVVNTTLATGTDWVSLHGLTGLTVAPNDPAALAAALRRLLEDRPFRLACGQRARQRARALFSIERRGAELAALFQDLLAVRRSAA
- the aroA gene encoding 3-phosphoshikimate 1-carboxyvinyltransferase, producing MDLALTPARNFSGAVRPPGDKSLSHRCALLAALAEGSSKLSHYATGADCQSTLACLAALGVGIEHSGPEEVAITGAGLRGLHAPSGPLNAGNSGTTLRMLSGILAAQPFAAEISGDASLCNRPMRRVLQPLRLMGAQAAAAPNDRPPLTFAPAGGLHGIDYALPVASAQVKSALLLAGLYATGVTRIVEPQPTRDHTELLLRHLGVPVEQAAQPRAVSLAGPVERLAPLGDFRIPGDPSSAAFFLCATAAIPGADLLVDGISLNPTRSTLLDVLRRLGARPEVVSIEEHAGELMGSLHLDGPEFLTGTRIAGAEAVALIDEIPILAVLATRTREGIEFADVGELRVKESDRLAAITHNLRAMGGVCEERPEALFVPGGQKLHGAELPSYGDHRIAMAFAVAALLASGDSRIQDAGCASISYPEFYSALEHLVER
- a CDS encoding pyridoxal phosphate-dependent aminotransferase; the encoded protein is MTGAGPRAAAPLDPLGARQGWGPWPSPARAQGYNEQQPFCMFSARTAWPLEPNRLHQLAEQCRGDGSLIDLTISNPTRCGFEYPAELVAALAQPTALTYTPQPLGREPARAAVAAYYRERGLAVASDRVALTASTSEAYSHLFRLLCNAGEAVLMPSPSYPLFELLAGAQDVRLHAVPMLYDQGWLLDMAMLERAPDDVRALLLVHPNNPAGNYIQPQEWRAVQALAAARGWAVVVDEVFYDFAMPPGAPVALDFTACPALTFLLNGCSKLSALPQMKLAWISVFGPAAQVRTAWARLEMLLDLYLSVSTPVQLAAPVLLEARRVMQPQILRRLCENLHTLDAALTRLPAIERFPVAGGWSVLLRLPRIHSDAEWAERLVERAGVLTHPGHFYGLEMESCLALSLLLPPEVFAAGVARMAKEMA
- a CDS encoding carbon-nitrogen hydrolase; amino-acid sequence: MARVVNIALLQAKASSDPQGNVARTVNGIEQAAAGGADIVCTQELFRTPYLCQVEDIERFALAEPIPGPTTEALAAAAKRTGVVVIASLFERRAAGIYHNTAVVIDADGTLRGRYRKMHIPDDPLYHEKFYFTPGDLGFQRFATAKGPLGVLVCWDQWFPEAARLTAMAGAEILFYPTAIGWHPAEKEEYGERQLDAWITAQRAHAIANGVFVAAVNRVGLEHDPGLPQGNGIEFWGNSFIADPSGRMLAQGSADQEEIVMAACDLDEVETVRQNWPFLRDRRLDAYQDLTHRLRD
- the galE gene encoding UDP-glucose 4-epimerase GalE; translated protein: MNILVAGGAGYIGGVMSELLLERGHNVCVYDNLSHGYRDAVPVAAHWVEGDVGDREKLERVFAEQRIEGVIHMAAFIEVGESVREPHKYLENNTLRAVALLQAMERAGVRLLVLSSTAAVYAPSAQPLAETAPLAPASPYGLSKLYLERLLAWYASRGLHYYALRYFNAAGATAQRGERHQPESHLIPLVLEAAAGERAEIQIFGDDYATPDGTCIRDYIHVCDLAEAHLLALDALRAEAAAGAAAGPLPDLAARAFNLGNGAGFSVREVIAAAEKVCGRPIPQRSSPRRSGDVDRLVADSTRMRALGWQPRLSDLETMIASAWSWKQIKRR